The Paenibacillus sp. RUD330 genome has a segment encoding these proteins:
- a CDS encoding glycosyltransferase family 2 protein, with the protein MERRQAHESKKKADVLVIVPAYNEAAGIRRTIESIRQRAPYADIVVVNDGSADDTGCQAEMEGVPVLNLGCNLGIGGAVQSGYRYAEENGYAYAAQIDGDGQHDPADLAALLQAMTDRGADMAVGSRFIERKGFQSTFARKLGITLLARLASALTGQRITDPTSGYRLCGRRAIALFARDYPVDYPEVEALVLLDNHRGSFIEVPVVMSERQGGVSSISALKSAYYMAKVILAVLITKTKKKRDWSVGYGN; encoded by the coding sequence ATGGAGAGACGGCAAGCGCATGAGTCCAAAAAGAAAGCCGATGTGCTGGTCATCGTCCCGGCCTACAACGAGGCAGCCGGAATCAGGCGAACGATCGAATCGATCCGCCAGCGGGCTCCTTATGCCGATATCGTCGTCGTCAATGACGGCTCCGCGGACGACACCGGCTGCCAAGCCGAGATGGAGGGCGTGCCGGTGCTGAACCTCGGCTGCAACCTCGGCATCGGCGGAGCGGTGCAGTCGGGGTACCGCTACGCCGAGGAGAACGGATACGCCTATGCGGCGCAAATCGACGGCGACGGCCAGCATGACCCCGCCGATCTGGCGGCGCTGCTGCAAGCGATGACGGATCGGGGAGCCGATATGGCCGTCGGTTCCCGCTTCATCGAGAGAAAGGGCTTCCAATCCACCTTCGCCCGCAAGCTGGGCATCACCCTGCTCGCCCGCCTGGCATCGGCGCTGACGGGACAGCGGATCACCGACCCGACGTCGGGATACCGGCTATGCGGCCGCCGCGCCATTGCCTTATTCGCCCGGGACTATCCGGTGGACTATCCGGAGGTGGAGGCGCTTGTGCTGCTGGACAATCACCGGGGCTCCTTCATCGAGGTTCCGGTCGTCATGTCGGAGCGGCAGGGAGGCGTCTCCAGCATATCGGCCCTGAAATCGGCCTACTACATGGCCAAGGTCATCCTGGCCGTGCTCATCACCAAGACGAAAAAGAAACGCGACTGGAGCGTCGGTTATGGGAACTGA
- the argC gene encoding N-acetyl-gamma-glutamyl-phosphate reductase has product MGTKIRAAIVGSTGYGGVELIRLLQAHPHAEVSSVISSSSAGTPIADGYPHLSDIFPGVLDGVDPKEIKSKADVVFLAAPAGVASRMAPQLLEEGLKVIDLSGDFRLPQPDVYEQWYGKPAADPAYLEKAVFGLSEIYGEQVRGAELLSNPGCYPTATLLGAVPAIKAGWIDPSTLIVDAKSGVSGAGRGASLGTHYSELNENFKAYKVNKHQHIPEIERVLSDAAGRNIVTTFTTHLVPMTRGIMATMYATLAEERTEQEFIELYRQFYEGRPFVRIRPEGVMPATKEVAGSNFCDIGFAADRRTGRVTIVSVIDNLVKGAAGQAIQNLNLMMGWEENAGLQFIPMYP; this is encoded by the coding sequence ATGGGGACAAAAATAAGGGCTGCCATTGTAGGCTCAACCGGCTACGGAGGCGTTGAGCTGATCCGGCTGCTTCAGGCGCATCCGCATGCGGAGGTCAGTTCGGTCATTTCCTCTTCCAGCGCCGGAACGCCGATTGCGGACGGATATCCGCATCTGTCGGACATTTTCCCGGGGGTTCTGGATGGCGTAGACCCCAAAGAGATCAAGAGCAAGGCGGATGTCGTCTTCCTGGCCGCTCCGGCCGGAGTGGCGAGCCGGATGGCGCCGCAGCTGCTGGAGGAAGGGCTGAAGGTCATCGACCTGTCGGGCGACTTCCGCCTGCCTCAGCCGGATGTATATGAGCAGTGGTACGGCAAGCCTGCGGCAGACCCGGCCTACTTGGAGAAGGCGGTGTTCGGCCTTTCCGAGATCTACGGAGAACAGGTGCGCGGGGCGGAGCTGCTGTCCAATCCGGGCTGCTATCCGACAGCGACGCTGCTGGGCGCGGTGCCGGCCATCAAGGCGGGGTGGATCGATCCGTCCACGCTGATCGTCGACGCCAAGAGCGGCGTATCCGGCGCGGGCAGGGGAGCGAGCCTCGGCACCCATTATTCGGAGCTGAACGAGAACTTCAAGGCCTACAAGGTCAACAAGCATCAGCATATCCCGGAGATCGAGCGCGTTCTGTCCGATGCGGCAGGCAGGAATATCGTCACCACCTTCACGACCCATCTCGTTCCGATGACCCGGGGCATCATGGCGACGATGTACGCTACGCTTGCGGAAGAGCGGACCGAGCAGGAATTCATCGAGCTGTACCGGCAGTTCTATGAGGGCCGCCCGTTCGTGCGCATTCGGCCGGAAGGCGTCATGCCGGCGACGAAGGAAGTCGCGGGCTCGAACTTCTGCGACATCGGCTTTGCCGCCGACCGCCGCACAGGGCGTGTGACGATCGTGTCGGTCATCGACAACCTCGTCAAAGGCGCTGCCGGCCAAGCGATCCAGAACCTCAATCTGATGATGGGCTGGGAAGAGAATGCCGGCCTGCAGTTCATCCCGATGTATCCTTAA
- a CDS encoding DUF2304 domain-containing protein, with translation MGTEIYWISFAVSLGFVAAILLLIRRRRLREQHAMLWLLLGTGMTALSLFPGLLDGLAMRIHVVYAPSLLYFIGLMGVLFILLHMTMALSALTQKTISLTQSAALRQEHVRRLERRVEELEKAAIRPSDERGRP, from the coding sequence ATGGGAACTGAAATCTACTGGATCAGCTTTGCGGTCAGCCTCGGCTTTGTCGCCGCCATTCTGCTGCTCATCCGCAGGCGGAGGCTGCGGGAGCAGCATGCCATGCTGTGGCTGCTGCTGGGGACGGGGATGACGGCGCTCTCGCTGTTCCCCGGGCTGCTCGACGGCCTCGCGATGCGGATCCATGTCGTATATGCTCCGTCTCTGCTCTACTTTATCGGGCTCATGGGGGTTCTATTCATCCTGCTGCATATGACGATGGCGCTCTCTGCCCTGACGCAGAAAACGATCTCCTTGACCCAGTCGGCCGCACTCCGGCAGGAGCATGTCAGACGGCTGGAGCGGCGGGTGGAGGAGCTGGAGAAGGCCGCCATCCGGCCTTCGGACGAGAGAGGGAGGCCGTGA
- a CDS encoding stalk domain-containing protein: MKGKIMFLAFALAASVPVPAETPAAFAADAAPGAATGLRLTAGEPRQAAEVAPTASTSVGAAAGAAPNQAAAESPSEAALPSQPSDAFSSSGIQASESSSNKALPTESPSGESSSSKALPNEPPSSQSSSSQSSSGDLLLYMNSARMEQGGKAYAAARPLAVKAGVSYASLRSLAERLGFSVAYVSAKKETVVRKAGLEARFTNQSKSYTASGIRMLMKGAAYTDKGVFMVPLTSITAALQISYTVDQREHTITLKQAAEPAASFTVQAGDIIAGETRVQYTARASSPSNLQIVQEKWEGRQEVFAEPGIYPVTYQVQDAAGRWSKPYTLSVAVTSPNIPPVAMFSTDKKEYRMGEPVVIADESTDEENAIADRQWTGKQAAYFRPGPVTVSLTVTDKHGAAAAFSQEILITDETLYTEDEFNRLFTPVGSNFPIDGASVKNMELLPFTYDTEPYTLFRSTGPESIREEGILYQDVIDGPARILLHHKNTMGPKLKVYMLASNPNATPATLSIESSGMAGPTAYGEIAGQMSLQRYFASIASGSAARELVLAPGETRILFQEISQNGLSGGDIITFQGDVTSDIGIKYTSLVVKAERDPLLALPGLPFLDPNQSIVRGTFAESTRIFDYAPVVGTAPARIYLTDNNADPFQTGYDGIKGTPATNSGNYGVLYKIVLEHAAPRSLLTFNPRGGLFRGSALVNGSVVTFSHLGTAAATDQNSVLYRTGESEESVEIWISPAAGSNLPFCLLLSPLPSARS; encoded by the coding sequence TTGAAAGGGAAAATAATGTTCTTGGCCTTTGCGCTGGCCGCATCCGTGCCGGTTCCGGCCGAGACGCCTGCGGCATTCGCCGCGGATGCGGCACCGGGGGCCGCGACCGGGCTCCGCTTGACGGCCGGCGAGCCCCGGCAGGCCGCGGAGGTTGCGCCGACCGCCTCTACCAGCGTAGGAGCGGCGGCAGGCGCGGCGCCGAATCAGGCCGCCGCCGAATCTCCTTCGGAAGCGGCGCTGCCGAGCCAACCCTCAGACGCTTTCTCGTCAAGCGGGATCCAGGCGAGCGAGTCCTCATCGAACAAGGCTTTGCCAACGGAGTCTCCGTCAGGGGAGTCCTCATCGAGCAAGGCTTTGCCAAATGAGCCTCCGTCAAGCCAGTCCTCGTCAAGCCAGTCCTCGTCCGGCGATCTGCTGCTGTACATGAACAGCGCCCGCATGGAGCAGGGAGGCAAGGCCTATGCGGCGGCCAGGCCGCTCGCCGTCAAAGCCGGCGTCTCCTATGCGAGCCTGCGCTCGCTGGCGGAACGTCTCGGCTTCAGCGTCGCGTACGTCTCCGCCAAGAAGGAGACCGTCGTCCGCAAGGCCGGGCTGGAGGCCCGTTTCACGAACCAGAGCAAGTCTTATACGGCAAGCGGCATCCGGATGCTGATGAAGGGAGCGGCCTACACGGACAAGGGCGTCTTCATGGTGCCGCTCACCTCGATCACGGCCGCGCTGCAAATATCTTATACGGTCGACCAGCGCGAGCATACGATCACTCTCAAGCAGGCTGCCGAACCGGCGGCATCGTTCACCGTTCAAGCCGGCGATATCATCGCAGGCGAAACCCGGGTTCAATACACGGCGCGAGCCTCTTCTCCGTCCAATCTCCAGATCGTGCAGGAAAAATGGGAAGGACGCCAGGAGGTGTTCGCAGAGCCGGGCATTTATCCCGTCACCTATCAAGTTCAGGATGCCGCGGGGAGATGGAGCAAGCCCTATACCCTTTCAGTCGCCGTAACGAGCCCCAATATTCCTCCTGTGGCGATGTTCAGCACGGACAAGAAGGAGTACCGCATGGGAGAACCGGTCGTCATTGCCGACGAGAGCACCGATGAAGAGAACGCCATTGCGGACCGCCAGTGGACGGGAAAGCAAGCGGCGTACTTCCGGCCCGGCCCTGTGACGGTATCGCTGACGGTGACCGACAAGCATGGAGCCGCCGCCGCATTTTCGCAGGAAATTCTCATTACCGACGAAACGCTGTATACCGAGGATGAGTTCAACCGCCTGTTCACGCCCGTCGGCTCCAATTTTCCCATCGACGGGGCTTCCGTGAAGAACATGGAGCTGCTGCCTTTTACATACGATACCGAGCCCTATACGCTCTTCCGCTCTACCGGTCCGGAATCCATCCGGGAGGAAGGGATCTTGTACCAGGATGTCATCGACGGGCCGGCAAGGATTCTGCTTCACCACAAAAACACGATGGGCCCCAAGCTGAAAGTCTACATGCTCGCAAGCAACCCGAACGCTACGCCGGCAACGCTGTCCATCGAGAGCTCCGGAATGGCAGGCCCGACGGCTTACGGCGAAATAGCGGGCCAGATGTCGCTGCAGCGCTATTTCGCTTCGATCGCATCCGGCTCCGCAGCGCGCGAGCTGGTGCTGGCTCCAGGAGAAACGCGCATCCTGTTCCAGGAAATAAGCCAGAACGGCCTGAGCGGGGGAGACATCATCACCTTCCAAGGAGACGTGACCAGCGACATCGGCATCAAGTACACCTCTCTGGTCGTAAAGGCGGAACGGGATCCGCTGCTCGCTCTCCCCGGCCTGCCGTTCCTGGACCCGAACCAGTCGATCGTCAGGGGAACCTTTGCGGAATCTACCCGGATATTCGATTATGCGCCTGTCGTGGGGACGGCCCCGGCCCGAATCTATCTCACCGACAACAATGCCGATCCATTCCAGACCGGCTACGATGGAATCAAAGGGACGCCGGCGACGAACTCCGGCAATTACGGGGTGCTCTACAAGATCGTTCTGGAGCACGCAGCTCCCCGCTCGCTGCTCACCTTCAATCCGCGCGGAGGCCTGTTCCGCGGCTCGGCGCTGGTCAACGGATCGGTCGTCACGTTCTCCCATCTCGGAACGGCCGCGGCGACCGATCAGAACAGCGTCCTCTACCGGACAGGCGAGAGCGAGGAGTCCGTAGAGATCTGGATCTCTCCAGCCGCCGGGAGCAATCTTCCGTTCTGCCTGCTGCTGTCGCCGCTGCCGTCCGCGAGGAGCTGA
- a CDS encoding glycosyltransferase family 39 protein, which yields MKFADVKLAPNKNSKKIILLLLLAVVGLGAFLRMDFVLSVDHKVSHDTINYDIMVRQLLDKGIYAYKSEEPNAQVTPGYPLFMAAIYKAADYRAHDPYRWIRCIQALLSTATLVLMYRLGAMLAGRWAGLLAAFMGAVYPSFIWTTGGILTETLAAFLLVLYVYVQLLAYRSRRKLPQLLAGAALGLAVLTRPEFLPLFVLVHLLFLWWSRKWKQTLLQFVLCGAGLALVLAPWVIRNAVTLHELVIASTQVNPFAAGTYPDKNYDDGLVDRHGKTQMEVAKERLRVGFSEHTWTYVKWYTVGKLESTYARMFYGSGHTPLYPVMPAALRYLYHLAIIWTGALAIAATAIGRNWRHPAALLALLLTAMSALRLLFVPEYRYNFTAMPFFIVLDSAAAVMAFQALRRRQENRMKKPHGGGGVEDGETASA from the coding sequence ATGAAATTTGCCGATGTTAAGCTCGCACCGAATAAAAACTCCAAAAAGATCATTCTCCTGCTTTTGCTGGCCGTCGTCGGCCTGGGGGCGTTCCTCCGGATGGACTTCGTGCTGTCGGTCGACCACAAGGTCAGCCACGACACGATCAACTACGACATCATGGTCAGGCAGCTGCTGGATAAGGGAATCTACGCCTACAAGAGCGAGGAGCCGAATGCCCAGGTTACTCCGGGATATCCTCTCTTCATGGCAGCCATATACAAAGCGGCGGATTACCGGGCTCACGACCCGTACCGGTGGATCCGCTGCATTCAAGCGCTGCTCAGCACGGCGACGCTTGTTCTCATGTACCGGCTCGGCGCGATGCTTGCGGGCAGATGGGCCGGTCTGCTGGCCGCCTTCATGGGCGCTGTCTATCCCTCCTTCATTTGGACGACAGGAGGCATCCTGACGGAGACGCTGGCCGCTTTTCTATTGGTGCTGTACGTCTATGTCCAGCTGCTCGCTTACCGGTCGCGACGGAAGCTGCCGCAGCTGCTGGCAGGGGCTGCTCTCGGACTTGCGGTGTTGACGCGTCCGGAGTTCCTGCCGCTGTTCGTGCTTGTCCACCTGCTCTTCCTGTGGTGGAGCCGCAAGTGGAAGCAGACGCTGCTGCAGTTCGTTCTCTGCGGGGCCGGGCTGGCCCTCGTGCTTGCCCCATGGGTCATACGCAACGCGGTCACGCTGCATGAGCTCGTCATTGCCTCCACCCAGGTGAATCCGTTCGCCGCCGGGACCTATCCCGACAAAAACTACGACGACGGACTGGTGGACAGGCATGGCAAAACGCAGATGGAGGTCGCCAAGGAACGGCTCCGCGTCGGGTTCTCCGAGCATACGTGGACCTACGTGAAGTGGTACACCGTCGGCAAGCTCGAATCCACCTACGCCCGGATGTTCTATGGAAGCGGACATACGCCGCTCTACCCGGTCATGCCCGCCGCGCTGCGGTATCTCTACCATCTCGCGATCATCTGGACCGGGGCGCTGGCGATCGCCGCGACCGCGATCGGCCGCAACTGGAGACATCCCGCCGCGCTGCTCGCTCTCCTGCTGACCGCCATGTCCGCGCTCAGGCTGCTGTTTGTCCCGGAGTACCGGTACAACTTTACGGCGATGCCGTTTTTTATCGTGCTCGACAGCGCAGCGGCCGTCATGGCCTTCCAGGCTCTGCGGCGCCGGCAGGAAAATCGAATGAAGAAGCCGCATGGCGGAGGAGGTGTTGAAGATGGAGAGACGGCAAGCGCATGA
- the prfB gene encoding peptide chain release factor 2 (programmed frameshift), with the protein MIDVTVKQDLREAAKRLQALRGSLDLDLKQEIIANFEEKMTAPDFWDDNEKAQKVIAEMNAVKSVVELYDRLASQQEDLETLLELAGEEEDESLDAELTDGVADLMGKIGDFELQLLLNQPYDRLDAILELHPGAGGTESQDWGQMLYRMYTRWAEKHGYKVELLDYLPGDEAGIKSVTISIKGHNAYGYLKAEKGVHRLVRISPFDASGRRHTSFVSCDVMPEIEDDIEIEIRPEDLKVDTYRSSGAGGQHVNKTESAIRITHLPSGIVVACQTQRSQIQNREQAMKMLRSKLYERKIEEQQKHLAEIRGEQSEIAWGSQIRSYVFHPYSMVKDHRTSVETGNVGAVMDGDLDAFINGYLRHQIRHQPEA; encoded by the exons ATGATCGACGTAACGGTTAAGCAAGACCTGCGCGAGGCGGCAAAGCGGCTCCAAGCTCTCAGGGGGTCTCTT GACTTAGATCTCAAGCAGGAGATCATAGCCAACTTTGAAGAGAAGATGACCGCTCCCGATTTTTGGGACGACAACGAGAAGGCGCAGAAGGTCATCGCCGAAATGAATGCGGTCAAGTCCGTCGTAGAACTGTACGACAGGCTCGCTTCCCAGCAGGAGGATCTGGAGACGCTGTTGGAGCTGGCCGGCGAGGAAGAGGATGAATCTCTCGATGCCGAGCTGACCGACGGCGTGGCCGACCTGATGGGCAAGATCGGCGATTTCGAGCTGCAGCTGCTGCTCAACCAGCCGTATGACAGGCTGGATGCGATTCTGGAGCTGCATCCGGGAGCCGGCGGCACGGAGTCCCAGGACTGGGGCCAGATGCTGTACCGCATGTACACGCGCTGGGCGGAGAAGCACGGCTACAAGGTCGAGCTGCTGGATTACTTGCCCGGCGACGAAGCCGGCATCAAGAGCGTCACGATCTCCATCAAGGGCCACAATGCGTACGGATACCTGAAGGCGGAGAAAGGCGTTCACCGGCTCGTGCGGATTTCCCCGTTCGACGCTTCGGGCCGCCGCCACACCTCCTTCGTCTCCTGCGACGTCATGCCGGAGATCGAGGATGATATCGAGATCGAGATTCGTCCGGAGGACCTCAAGGTCGACACGTACCGCTCCAGCGGCGCCGGCGGCCAGCACGTCAACAAGACGGAATCCGCGATCCGGATCACCCACCTTCCGAGCGGGATCGTCGTCGCTTGCCAGACGCAGCGCTCCCAGATCCAGAACCGCGAGCAGGCGATGAAGATGCTCCGCTCCAAGCTCTACGAGCGCAAGATCGAGGAGCAGCAGAAGCATCTGGCCGAGATCCGCGGGGAGCAGTCGGAGATCGCCTGGGGCAGCCAGATCCGCTCTTATGTCTTCCATCCGTACAGCATGGTCAAGGACCATCGCACCTCGGTGGAGACGGGCAACGTCGGGGCCGTCATGGACGGCGATCTCGACGCTTTCATCAACGGTTATCTGCGCCACCAGATCAGGCATCAGCCGGAAGCCTGA
- a CDS encoding EamA family transporter encodes MAYLLLILNIGCLVAGQTVWKLGLDRTGGLEMGNLLQVLLSPLILAGIALYGIATVLWLAVLSRLPLSAAYPLQSLAYVLGLLLAWRLFGEAVPPSRWIGCGIIVAGVLVVGVK; translated from the coding sequence ATGGCTTACCTGCTGCTCATTCTAAATATAGGTTGCCTGGTCGCCGGCCAGACAGTCTGGAAACTCGGGCTGGACCGGACCGGAGGGCTGGAAATGGGCAATCTCCTGCAGGTTCTGCTGTCTCCGCTCATCCTGGCCGGAATCGCTCTGTACGGCATCGCCACGGTTCTGTGGCTGGCCGTGCTGTCGAGGCTTCCCCTCAGTGCGGCTTATCCGCTGCAAAGCCTGGCCTATGTGCTCGGCCTCCTGCTGGCATGGCGGCTGTTCGGGGAGGCCGTTCCGCCGAGCAGATGGATCGGATGCGGCATTATCGTTGCCGGCGTCCTGGTGGTCGGCGTCAAGTAA
- a CDS encoding YitT family protein, with protein sequence MTKPVINHPVTNTLLLLAGAFIIAVSFNCFLLPNGVASGGVSGISVIIQHIYGITPAYTQWALNIPLFFAGLLLLGRRFALQTLFGSAIMPLFVLLTAHWGAPTDNPLLGSIYGGIGVGLGLGLVFKGRGSTGGTDLAAQILHRYSGLTLGLSVACLDGLVIAAAGLFLSPENALYALIGLFVTTKTIDIVQTGLALSKVAFIISSRAEELADAVLHDLDRGLTRLDAHGGYTGDARMVLMVVVSQNEVSELKRLVQTVDPEAFVIISHTAEVLGRGFKLE encoded by the coding sequence ATGACCAAGCCGGTCATCAATCATCCCGTCACAAATACGCTGCTGCTGCTTGCAGGAGCGTTCATCATCGCCGTCAGCTTCAACTGCTTCCTGCTCCCCAACGGGGTCGCTTCCGGGGGCGTATCCGGGATTTCGGTCATTATCCAGCATATATACGGCATTACGCCCGCGTACACGCAGTGGGCGCTCAATATTCCGCTGTTTTTCGCGGGTCTGCTGCTGCTCGGTCGCCGCTTTGCCCTTCAGACTCTGTTCGGCTCTGCGATCATGCCGCTGTTCGTGCTTCTGACGGCCCACTGGGGCGCACCGACGGACAATCCGCTGCTGGGATCGATCTATGGAGGCATCGGCGTCGGGCTCGGACTGGGACTCGTGTTCAAAGGACGCGGCTCTACCGGGGGCACGGATCTCGCGGCTCAGATCCTGCACCGGTACTCGGGGCTTACGCTCGGCTTGTCCGTCGCCTGCCTGGACGGCCTTGTCATCGCCGCGGCCGGCTTGTTCCTCTCGCCGGAGAATGCGCTGTACGCGCTGATCGGCTTGTTCGTGACGACAAAGACGATCGACATCGTGCAGACGGGACTCGCCCTCTCCAAGGTCGCGTTCATCATCAGTTCCCGCGCGGAAGAGCTGGCGGACGCCGTGCTGCATGATCTCGACCGCGGGCTGACGCGCCTGGACGCGCATGGAGGCTACACGGGGGATGCGCGCATGGTGCTGATGGTTGTCGTCAGCCAGAACGAGGTTTCCGAGCTGAAGCGGCTCGTGCAGACGGTCGATCCCGAAGCCTTTGTCATCATCAGCCATACGGCGGAGGTGCTGGGGCGGGGATTCAAGCTGGAGTAA
- the argJ gene encoding bifunctional ornithine acetyltransferase/N-acetylglutamate synthase produces the protein MTQETAGKPFTIVQDGSVTTPAGFRAGGLHCGLKKTSRNDLGAIVCEVSAAAAAVYTTNKVQAAPIKVTRESLAAGGRLRALLVNSGNANACTGKQGEADAYEMRSAFAAAAGIPAEQIAVASTGVIGELLKMDRVREGIGLLPQQLAGDDRSANEFCQAILTTDLVKKSICVAVEAGGRTIHVAGAAKGSGMIHPNMATMLGFVTTDANIGSEALQSLLSSATDRTFNMITVDGDTSTNDMLVAMASGLAGGEELTPLHPDWNSFSDALIHVCEVLAKAIARDGEGATKLVEVRVNGAQSDRSAAAIAKTIVGSSLVKSAVFGADANWGRIIAAAGRAGEPLDPDSVDISLGPILTLKESRPVAFDEEAALEYLKGDTVEIIVDLHIGVGAAVAWGCDLTYDYVRINAAYRT, from the coding sequence ATGACACAAGAGACAGCAGGCAAGCCGTTCACGATCGTCCAGGACGGCTCCGTCACGACACCGGCAGGCTTTCGGGCGGGCGGGCTTCACTGCGGACTGAAAAAAACGAGCCGCAACGACCTGGGAGCCATCGTATGCGAGGTTTCTGCGGCGGCCGCGGCGGTTTATACGACCAACAAGGTGCAGGCGGCCCCGATCAAGGTGACCCGGGAAAGCCTGGCGGCGGGAGGACGGCTGCGCGCGCTGCTCGTGAACAGCGGCAACGCCAATGCCTGCACGGGCAAGCAAGGCGAGGCCGATGCGTACGAGATGCGCTCGGCCTTCGCGGCCGCGGCCGGAATTCCGGCCGAGCAGATCGCGGTGGCCTCTACCGGCGTCATCGGCGAGCTTCTCAAGATGGACCGCGTGCGTGAAGGCATCGGCCTTCTGCCGCAGCAGCTTGCGGGCGACGATCGGAGCGCGAATGAGTTCTGCCAGGCGATCCTGACGACGGATCTTGTGAAAAAATCGATCTGCGTCGCCGTCGAAGCGGGCGGAAGGACGATTCATGTGGCAGGCGCCGCCAAAGGCTCCGGCATGATCCATCCCAACATGGCGACGATGCTCGGCTTTGTCACGACCGATGCCAATATCGGCAGCGAAGCTCTCCAAAGCCTGCTGAGCTCCGCTACGGACCGCACCTTCAACATGATTACGGTAGACGGGGACACGAGCACCAACGACATGCTGGTCGCGATGGCGAGCGGTCTTGCCGGCGGCGAGGAGCTGACGCCGCTGCATCCGGATTGGAATTCGTTCAGCGATGCGCTGATACATGTATGCGAGGTGCTGGCCAAGGCGATCGCCCGCGACGGCGAAGGCGCCACCAAGCTCGTCGAGGTCCGCGTCAACGGAGCGCAGAGCGACCGGTCGGCCGCTGCCATCGCGAAGACGATCGTCGGCTCTTCGCTCGTGAAGTCGGCCGTCTTCGGCGCCGACGCCAACTGGGGGCGCATCATCGCGGCCGCGGGCCGGGCGGGCGAGCCGCTCGATCCGGATTCCGTCGATATCTCGCTCGGACCGATCCTGACGCTCAAGGAATCCCGGCCGGTCGCCTTCGACGAAGAAGCGGCGCTGGAATATTTGAAGGGCGACACGGTGGAAATCATCGTCGATCTCCATATCGGCGTCGGCGCGGCCGTAGCCTGGGGCTGCGACCTGACCTATGACTACGTCAGGATCAACGCGGCTTACCGCACTTAA
- the argB gene encoding acetylglutamate kinase, whose protein sequence is MEQRFVMKCGGSTLAALPAAFFEDLRRLQEQGVKPVIVHGGGPAISGTLEKLGIETEFVDGLRRTTEEVLDVVEMVLSGTINKEIVRRIQGAGARALGLSGVDGMLIQARPVGNADKVGHVGEVTDVNAEIIEGVMGMGYIPVIAPVGIDAAGQRYNINADTAAGAAASHLGVERMIVVTDVPGIMRTVDGAKTVLPRVSAADIEEMIASGEIYGGMIPKVRAALACLHGNVREVAIVSGTEPDVLSRAVLEGGVGTVITG, encoded by the coding sequence ATGGAACAGCGGTTTGTGATGAAATGCGGGGGAAGCACGCTGGCGGCTCTTCCCGCCGCGTTTTTCGAAGATCTCCGGCGCCTGCAGGAGCAGGGCGTGAAGCCGGTCATCGTGCATGGCGGCGGCCCCGCCATTTCCGGGACGCTGGAGAAGCTCGGCATCGAGACCGAGTTCGTCGACGGGCTCAGGCGGACGACGGAGGAAGTGCTCGACGTCGTCGAGATGGTGCTCTCCGGAACGATCAACAAGGAGATCGTCAGGCGCATCCAAGGCGCAGGAGCGCGGGCGCTTGGACTCTCGGGCGTCGACGGCATGCTCATCCAGGCCAGGCCGGTCGGCAATGCCGACAAGGTCGGCCATGTCGGCGAAGTGACGGATGTCAACGCGGAGATCATTGAAGGCGTGATGGGAATGGGCTACATCCCGGTCATCGCGCCGGTCGGCATCGATGCGGCCGGGCAGCGCTACAACATCAATGCCGATACGGCGGCTGGAGCCGCCGCCTCCCATCTGGGCGTGGAGCGGATGATCGTCGTGACCGACGTGCCGGGCATCATGCGCACCGTGGACGGAGCCAAGACGGTTCTTCCACGCGTGAGCGCGGCCGATATCGAGGAAATGATCGCCAGCGGCGAAATCTATGGCGGCATGATCCCGAAGGTGCGGGCTGCTCTCGCTTGCCTGCACGGCAATGTCCGCGAGGTCGCCATTGTCAGCGGCACCGAGCCGGACGTTCTCAGCCGGGCTGTCCTCGAGGGCGGCGTCGGGACAGTCATTACAGGCTGA